A single Nostoc sp. PCC 7107 DNA region contains:
- a CDS encoding N-acetylmuramoyl-L-alanine amidase, with product MKLHWLLPGTVGMICLLSSPALAARLESWRFDAKQNRLEFNTSGGVQPKAQLIFNPTRLVIDLPDTTFGRPQLTQPVGGAVRAIRVGQFEPQTARIVVELAPGYTLDPQGIKFVGITPSRWTVQLPRPRLEPVNSSADNVYNVVTTLDSDTRPPLPRVVSSTQNTTQIDSLQVTGDGFFVRTNGGNPQVRVNRSRDRSTIFMDISGATLSTNLAQRDLSVNRHGVSRVEFTQLQTSPPAVRMTLRVDKNSPDWRATRSGGSGLVVLPNRFATLPRNNSSDNQPEFSPPGSRIVSDQPATIQAVELSDDGKQLLIRANQTINAMGGWDRTSGLYRITINDAKLAPRIKGPTFKANSLILRVRLQTPDADTVVILVQPAAGVQIGQINQNDDQVTLQLQGSRLVALPGTLPFPSGQSQLPDPNEKPRSIPQPGTRPIPPRGRVVVVIDPGHGGKDPGAIGIGGVREKDVILPIGKRVAEILQQNGVQVIMTRSSDYFVTLPGRVQLAEKANADVFVSIHANALGGGRSDVSGLETYYYDSGLSLARSVHSSILQSLNVKDRGVRRARFFVLRKSSMPSILVETGYLTGREDIAKLRTSAYQNQMAEAIARGVLQYLRRR from the coding sequence GTGAAATTACACTGGTTACTACCCGGTACGGTTGGGATGATCTGCTTACTATCCTCGCCAGCTTTGGCGGCCAGACTAGAATCTTGGCGGTTTGATGCCAAGCAAAACCGCCTGGAATTTAACACTTCAGGGGGTGTTCAACCCAAAGCACAACTAATTTTTAATCCCACACGCCTAGTTATTGATTTACCAGACACAACCTTTGGCAGACCGCAGTTAACACAACCTGTCGGTGGGGCAGTTCGGGCTATTCGTGTTGGTCAGTTTGAACCTCAAACAGCCCGCATTGTCGTGGAACTGGCTCCTGGTTATACTCTTGACCCTCAAGGCATAAAATTTGTCGGCATAACTCCCAGTCGCTGGACAGTACAATTGCCTAGGCCAAGACTAGAGCCTGTCAACTCTTCCGCAGATAATGTTTACAACGTAGTCACCACCCTGGACTCAGACACGAGACCGCCATTACCGAGAGTTGTTAGTAGCACACAAAACACAACTCAAATCGACAGCTTACAAGTTACAGGAGATGGTTTTTTTGTGCGGACTAATGGTGGTAATCCCCAAGTGAGAGTGAATCGTAGCCGCGATCGCTCTACTATTTTTATGGATATATCTGGCGCAACTTTATCTACAAATTTGGCACAGCGAGACCTCAGCGTTAACAGACATGGTGTCAGTCGTGTAGAATTCACCCAACTGCAAACCAGTCCACCCGCAGTCCGTATGACCTTGCGTGTAGATAAAAATAGCCCTGATTGGCGAGCAACTAGAAGTGGTGGTTCTGGGTTGGTCGTTCTGCCTAATCGGTTTGCTACATTACCCAGAAATAACTCTTCTGATAACCAACCAGAATTTTCTCCTCCCGGTAGCCGAATTGTGAGTGACCAACCAGCCACAATTCAAGCTGTTGAATTGTCTGATGATGGTAAGCAACTACTCATTAGAGCTAACCAAACTATAAATGCTATGGGTGGATGGGATAGAACCTCTGGTTTGTATCGCATCACCATCAATGATGCTAAATTAGCACCTCGAATTAAAGGCCCGACTTTTAAGGCCAATAGTCTAATTTTGCGGGTACGTCTACAAACGCCAGATGCTGACACGGTGGTAATTTTAGTTCAACCTGCGGCTGGAGTGCAAATTGGGCAAATTAACCAAAATGACGACCAAGTAACATTACAACTACAAGGTTCTCGCCTTGTGGCACTTCCAGGCACACTACCTTTTCCTTCAGGGCAAAGTCAATTACCAGATCCTAATGAAAAACCCCGTTCCATACCGCAGCCAGGAACACGCCCTATCCCCCCCAGAGGGAGAGTTGTAGTTGTCATTGACCCAGGACATGGCGGTAAAGATCCTGGAGCAATTGGAATTGGTGGAGTGCGTGAGAAGGATGTTATTCTGCCTATTGGTAAAAGGGTAGCTGAGATTTTACAGCAAAATGGTGTGCAGGTAATTATGACGCGGAGTTCTGACTATTTTGTGACTCTTCCAGGAAGAGTGCAATTGGCAGAGAAAGCTAACGCTGATGTTTTTGTCAGTATCCATGCTAATGCTTTAGGTGGCGGTCGTTCAGATGTCAGTGGTTTAGAAACTTACTACTATGACAGTGGTTTGAGTCTAGCTCGCAGCGTCCATAGCAGCATTCTTCAGAGTCTGAACGTCAAGGATCGTGGTGTACGTCGAGCCAGATTTTTCGTCCTCCGAAAAAGTTCTATGCCTTCGATTCTTGTTGAAACAGGTTACTTAACTGGCCGAGAGGACATTGCAAAGTTACGCACTTCAGCTTATCAAAATCAAATGGCAGAAGCGATCGCCCGTGGTGTACTCCAGTATCTCCGACGCAGATAA